The following are encoded in a window of Salinibacter grassmerensis genomic DNA:
- a CDS encoding vWA domain-containing protein has protein sequence MRFRYTEWDSVRHGSQQPLFEELLDLFQELLEHTAGDAEEALDWMEQLDDKYDLTEGSDKDLDDFIEELKKRGYLEDGEDGETVEITARTERSLRQSALEEIFNDLKKGGMGGHRTPYTGQGDERLPETKDWQFGDDLSNLDVTGTLSNSFKRSGVGDDWNLAEDDFQVHKTDHHASMATVLMIDLSHSMVLYGEDRITPARRVALALSELIMTQYPKDSLDIVAFGNDAWEVDVEDLPYLDVGPYYTNTRAGLRRARDILHRRNNRNKQIFMITDGKPSCHIEDGEMYRNAYGLDRKVVNKVLDEATVCRREDITITTFMIARDPGLRDFVRELTEANQGRAYYSELDDLGSFLFEDYVRNRRKHLG, from the coding sequence ATGCGTTTTCGGTATACCGAATGGGACTCCGTTCGCCACGGCAGCCAGCAGCCACTCTTCGAAGAGCTCCTCGACCTCTTCCAGGAGCTGCTTGAACACACGGCCGGGGACGCCGAGGAGGCCCTCGACTGGATGGAGCAACTCGACGACAAGTACGACCTCACTGAAGGCTCGGACAAGGATCTCGACGACTTCATTGAGGAGCTGAAGAAACGCGGCTACCTCGAGGACGGCGAAGACGGTGAGACGGTCGAGATCACCGCCCGCACCGAGCGCTCGCTCCGCCAGTCGGCCCTGGAGGAGATCTTTAACGACCTCAAGAAGGGGGGCATGGGCGGCCACCGGACCCCCTACACGGGACAGGGCGACGAGCGGCTGCCCGAAACGAAGGACTGGCAGTTCGGGGACGACCTGTCGAACCTCGACGTGACCGGCACCCTCTCCAACTCGTTCAAGCGCTCCGGCGTGGGGGACGACTGGAACCTCGCGGAGGACGACTTTCAGGTCCACAAGACGGACCACCACGCCTCCATGGCGACGGTGCTCATGATCGACCTCTCCCACTCGATGGTGCTCTACGGGGAAGACCGAATCACGCCGGCCCGGCGCGTGGCACTGGCCCTCTCGGAGCTCATCATGACCCAGTACCCGAAGGATTCTCTCGACATCGTGGCCTTCGGCAATGACGCCTGGGAGGTGGACGTGGAGGACCTGCCGTACCTCGACGTGGGGCCGTACTATACGAACACGCGGGCGGGACTACGGCGGGCGCGCGACATTCTACACCGCCGCAACAACCGCAACAAGCAGATCTTCATGATCACCGACGGCAAGCCCAGCTGTCACATCGAAGACGGAGAAATGTACCGCAACGCCTACGGGCTCGACCGCAAGGTCGTCAACAAGGTGCTCGATGAGGCCACGGTCTGTCGCCGCGAGGACATCACGATCACGACCTTCATGATTGCCCGCGATCCGGGCCTGCGCGACTTCGTCCGCGAGCTGACGGAGGCCAACCAGGGCCGCGCCTACTACTCGGAGCTCGACGACCTCGGCTCCTTCCTGTTCGAAGACTACGTCCGAAACCGGCGGAAGCATCTGGGCTAA
- the rsmA gene encoding 16S rRNA (adenine(1518)-N(6)/adenine(1519)-N(6))-dimethyltransferase RsmA, with translation MSIPFRPKQSLGQNFLHDPNMAEKIVGTLTAPPEAHVVEVGAGTGVLTKRLAERYDRLTALEIDERAVEVLRERVPGVDVREVDVRETDWAALADEKGEPLHIISNTPYYLTSPILFSLLGQRQHLAEAVLTMQKEVAERIVAEPSTKAYGILSVLLQLFAEPDLRFTVPPQVFSPQPDVTSAVVRFRFGDDAAPDAPPFDDVRRYVRAAFNQRRKMLRNSLSAWTKEQDVDFPNDWGRKRAEALTPGEFATLARHLNAHADPVSEA, from the coding sequence GTGAGCATTCCGTTCCGTCCGAAGCAGAGCCTCGGCCAAAATTTTCTGCACGACCCCAACATGGCCGAGAAGATTGTGGGGACGCTGACGGCCCCGCCGGAGGCGCATGTCGTGGAGGTGGGGGCTGGCACTGGCGTGCTCACCAAACGACTGGCTGAGCGCTACGACCGCCTCACCGCCCTGGAGATCGACGAGCGGGCCGTCGAGGTCCTCCGCGAACGCGTTCCCGGGGTGGACGTGCGGGAGGTAGACGTGCGCGAGACAGACTGGGCCGCCCTCGCCGACGAAAAGGGCGAGCCGCTTCACATCATCAGCAACACGCCGTACTACCTCACGAGCCCGATCCTCTTCTCCCTACTGGGGCAGCGGCAGCACCTCGCCGAGGCGGTCCTCACGATGCAGAAAGAGGTGGCCGAGCGAATTGTCGCGGAGCCGAGCACAAAGGCGTACGGCATCCTCAGTGTCCTACTGCAGCTCTTCGCCGAGCCGGACCTCCGCTTCACGGTGCCCCCGCAGGTCTTCTCTCCGCAGCCCGATGTCACGAGCGCGGTGGTCCGTTTCCGGTTTGGGGACGACGCAGCGCCCGACGCGCCTCCATTCGACGACGTGCGCCGGTACGTACGGGCGGCCTTCAACCAGCGCCGCAAGATGCTCCGTAACAGCCTGAGCGCCTGGACGAAAGAACAGGACGTCGACTTTCCGAACGATTGGGGCCGCAAGCGGGCCGAGGCGCTCACGCCTGGAGAGTTTGCGACGCTCGCGCGTCATTTGAACGCCCACGCCGACCCGGTCTCCGAAGCATAG
- a CDS encoding tetratricopeptide repeat protein, giving the protein MTRTPLHSVLPIRTVGAVLAALLLMSTVHAHGQARRATAAAETTAVAQTSSVLTDEFVRTTGTEGLDLLYGMQFEAAKARFEAIDARYPDHPIGPFLQGLNLWWTIMLDLTDTSHDEAFAEQMNTVIDRCDALLAEDPDHFDAALFKAAAHGFLSRLHSNRYHWWKTIRNAQTAVSYVQTVEEVAPERGDYVFGSGMYDYYADILPEEYSLSKAIMWMLPNGNKKRGLKLLRETATNGHYVQTEAIYFLAKVHYLYEDDFRETRKWAEQLRERHPDNPFFHTFEGRVYARWGRWGQARRVFETVVERAEAGRTGYNTHMEEIAQLYLARDRLYQDAYREALQHLAELEQLTSRENIEDTRYRVLGYLYQGMVYDALGRREMAVNRYRTVLNMEDASGAHERAHDYLDEAYSG; this is encoded by the coding sequence GCAGTGCTCGCGGCCCTACTCCTGATGAGCACAGTGCACGCCCACGGCCAGGCGCGCCGGGCCACGGCGGCCGCTGAGACCACCGCCGTGGCGCAGACCTCCTCGGTACTCACCGACGAGTTTGTCCGGACGACGGGCACCGAGGGGCTCGACCTGCTCTACGGCATGCAGTTCGAGGCGGCGAAGGCCCGCTTCGAAGCGATCGATGCGCGCTACCCCGATCATCCCATTGGGCCGTTCCTGCAAGGGCTCAATCTATGGTGGACCATCATGCTCGACCTCACGGACACCTCCCACGACGAGGCGTTCGCCGAGCAGATGAACACCGTGATTGACCGGTGTGACGCGCTTTTGGCGGAGGACCCGGACCACTTCGACGCGGCCCTCTTCAAGGCGGCGGCCCACGGCTTTCTGTCCCGCCTCCACTCCAACCGCTATCACTGGTGGAAGACGATCCGGAATGCCCAGACGGCCGTCAGCTACGTCCAGACGGTCGAAGAGGTGGCGCCGGAGCGTGGCGACTACGTCTTCGGCTCGGGCATGTACGACTACTACGCGGACATCCTGCCGGAGGAGTATTCGCTGTCGAAGGCCATCATGTGGATGTTGCCCAATGGCAACAAGAAGCGGGGGCTGAAGCTGCTCCGCGAGACGGCCACGAACGGCCACTACGTGCAGACAGAGGCGATCTACTTCCTTGCGAAGGTCCACTACCTGTACGAGGATGATTTTCGAGAGACCCGGAAGTGGGCCGAGCAGCTCCGCGAGCGCCACCCGGACAATCCCTTCTTCCACACCTTCGAGGGACGGGTCTACGCCCGGTGGGGGCGCTGGGGACAGGCGCGCCGTGTCTTCGAGACGGTCGTGGAGCGCGCAGAGGCCGGGCGGACCGGCTACAACACTCACATGGAGGAAATTGCGCAGTTGTACCTGGCCCGTGATCGGCTCTACCAGGACGCCTACCGGGAGGCGCTGCAGCACCTAGCGGAGCTGGAGCAACTGACTTCCCGGGAGAACATCGAGGACACGCGCTACCGGGTGCTTGGCTATCTGTATCAGGGCATGGTGTACGACGCCCTCGGCCGCCGCGAGATGGCCGTGAACCGCTACCGGACGGTGCTCAACATGGAGGATGCGTCCGGAGCGCATGAGCGTGCGCACGACTACCTCGATGAGGCCTACTCAGGATGA
- the mgtE gene encoding magnesium transporter, with protein sequence MSPSDASPSSSSRSPAASEGPPYSGLLEVDESVVDDIVALLMERQRGMVLNLVADLYPADVALLLRRLPDAEAGRLFRWLPPETGADVLAEMEDAVRAALLKDLPPGTLTALIDALDTDDAADVLADLPDDMALQVLPDLDDTEDLTELLEYGEETAGGLMAREYVVISPEQTLQEATEAVRRSAADIDDVYTAYVVDEEGMLLGTLSLKQLLLSAGSVKVRDVMDADFISIAPQVDQEEVSRVVQRYDLVSVPVVNESGRMMGRITIDDVVDVIRDEAEEDMQLMSGLTGEEETVDSAVRVSRGRLPWLIVGLVGSGLSGTVIGAFEATLQQAVVLATFIPVVTAMGGNAAVQSAAIAVQGLGSGELWLSDASKRIGKEMLVALLNGIVVAGLLCGTVALLGMGNVPMLVATLSLTMLSVSLVATTNGALIPFLLTWLGVDPASAMGPFVTTLNDIMGLAIYFLIATALYL encoded by the coding sequence ATGTCCCCCTCCGACGCGTCTCCCTCGTCGTCCTCGCGATCGCCGGCGGCCTCCGAGGGGCCGCCCTACAGCGGCCTGCTGGAGGTGGACGAGTCGGTCGTGGACGACATCGTGGCCCTGCTGATGGAGCGTCAGCGCGGGATGGTCCTCAACCTCGTCGCCGATCTCTACCCGGCCGACGTGGCCCTGCTGCTTCGCCGCCTGCCGGACGCGGAGGCCGGTCGCCTCTTCCGGTGGCTCCCGCCGGAGACGGGCGCCGACGTGCTCGCGGAGATGGAGGACGCGGTGCGGGCGGCGCTGCTGAAAGACCTGCCGCCGGGCACGCTCACCGCCCTGATCGACGCGCTCGACACCGACGACGCGGCGGACGTGCTCGCCGACCTGCCGGACGATATGGCCCTGCAGGTGCTGCCCGACCTCGACGACACGGAGGACCTGACCGAACTGCTGGAGTACGGGGAGGAGACGGCCGGCGGGCTCATGGCCCGTGAGTACGTGGTCATCTCTCCAGAGCAGACTCTACAGGAGGCCACCGAGGCGGTCCGGCGCAGCGCCGCGGACATCGACGACGTGTATACCGCCTACGTCGTCGACGAGGAGGGGATGCTCCTCGGAACCCTCTCGCTCAAGCAGTTGCTGCTGTCCGCGGGATCGGTGAAGGTCCGTGACGTCATGGACGCCGACTTTATCTCGATTGCGCCTCAGGTGGACCAGGAGGAGGTAAGCCGTGTTGTGCAGCGGTACGACCTCGTGTCCGTGCCGGTGGTCAACGAGTCCGGCCGGATGATGGGCCGCATCACGATCGACGACGTGGTGGACGTCATCCGCGACGAGGCGGAGGAGGACATGCAGCTCATGAGCGGCCTCACCGGGGAGGAGGAAACCGTCGATTCGGCGGTGCGCGTGAGCCGGGGGCGCCTTCCGTGGCTGATCGTGGGGCTCGTGGGCTCCGGGCTCTCCGGCACCGTCATTGGGGCCTTCGAGGCCACCCTCCAGCAGGCCGTGGTCCTCGCCACGTTCATCCCCGTCGTGACGGCCATGGGGGGGAACGCCGCGGTCCAGAGTGCAGCCATCGCCGTTCAGGGGCTCGGCTCGGGAGAGCTCTGGCTGTCCGATGCCTCGAAGCGCATCGGGAAGGAGATGCTCGTGGCCCTGCTCAACGGAATCGTCGTGGCGGGGCTGCTCTGCGGAACGGTGGCCCTGCTCGGGATGGGGAACGTGCCGATGCTCGTGGCGACCCTCAGCCTCACGATGCTGTCCGTGAGCCTGGTCGCGACCACCAATGGGGCGCTCATCCCGTTTCTGCTGACGTGGCTGGGAGTCGACCCGGCCAGTGCGATGGGGCCATTCGTCACGACCCTCAACGACATCATGGGGCTGGCCATCTACTTCCTGATCGCGACGGCACTCTACCTGTAG